The window ACGAGCTACCGGTACCGGTCGCGGTTCCCGGTACGCACACCATGCTCGACCTGGTAGCCGAGCTGCAAGGGACCCTGCGCTCGTTGCGCACCCACCAACGCCTGTCCCGGGGCGAACTGCTGCGCGAGATCATGCCACCGGGCGGGCCCCGGCAGCTCTACGACGTGACCCTCTCCTGGCTGCGTTGGCCACGACCGGAGCCGATTCCCGGCATCACCCACCGGACGGTGGCCGCCAGCCGGCTACACGAACAGGACGCCCTGGCCGTGCTCGTCAACGAGTACGACGACGGCGCGCTGACGGTCGACCTCGACTACTCCCTCGACGTGTTCGACGAGAACTTCCCCGTCACGGCGCTGGCCCGGCACCTCGAAACCCTCATCGACAACGCGCTCGACCGGCCCGGGGAGCCGTTGGCCCGGATCCCGATGCTCACCGACGCCGAACGCGACCTGGTCACCGGGGCGCACGACGGCAGTGAGGTCGAGTACCCGACCGAGGCGACGCTGCACGGCCTGTTCGAGGAACAGGCCGCCCGGACACCCGACCGGGTCGCCGTGGTGGCGGACGGCACCGGCGACACACTCAGCTACGCCGAACTCGACGCCCGCGCGAACCAGGTGGCGCGAGCGCTGCGCGCCGACGGCGTCGGCCCCGACGACCGGGTAGCCATCCTGGCCGAACGGGGGGTGCCCCTGATCGCCGGAATCCTCGGCACCTTGAAGGCGGGCGGAGCCTACGTTCCCATCGACCCGGACCAGCCGCCGGCCCGGATCCGCCGGTTGCTCGTCGACAGCGGCGCCAAGGTGTTGCTGACGACCGCGCACGCGGAGCGGGAGCGCGGTGACCACGAAGTCGCGGGACTGACCGTGCGCCACCTCGACGCGCTGACGACCTGTCCGAGCGACCCGGTCGGACCACTCGCCCGGGCCACCGACCTCGCCTACGTCATCTACACCTCGGGATCGACCGGCGAGCCCAAGGGGGTGATGGTCGAGCACCGCTCGGTGGTCAACCGGATCGCCTGGATGCAGCGTCAGTACCCTCTCGCCAGCGACGACGTGCTGGTGCAGAAGACGCCGGTCTCGTTCGACGTCTCGGTGTGGGAGCTGTTCTGGTGGGCGCTCGCGGGTGCCCGGCTCGTCCTGCCTCGCCCCGGGGCGCACCGGGATCCTCGTACGCTGGCGGCCATCGTGGCGCGGCACGGCGTGACGGTCATCCACTTCGTACCGTCGATGTTGGGGCCGTTTCTCGACCTGCTGGCTCAGGCGCCCGACCGGCGTCGGCAGGCCGACACGCTCCGGCTGGTCTTCGCCAGCGGCGAGGAGCTGCCCGCCCGGCGGGTCGACCAGTTCCACCGACTGTGGCACCCGCCACCAGGCGCCGATCCCGCCACCAGGCCACGGCTGGTCAACTTGTACGGGCCGACCGAGGCGACGGTCGACGTCTCGCATCACGAGTGCCACCACGATCCGGACCGGCCGACGGGTCGGGTGCCGATCGGCCGCCCGATCGACAACGTCCGGCTCTACGTGCTGGGCCCCGACGACCAGCCGCAGCCGGTGGGCGCGGTCGGCGAGTTGTGCGTCGCCGGGATCGCCGTCGCCCGGGGTTACCTGGGACGCCCCGGAGCTGATGGGGCGGGAGCCGGCGATGCCGGAGCCGATGGGGCAGCCCCTACCGCAACGCGGTTCGTCACCGATCCGGTACGCGGCGAGGGCCGGATGTACCGCACCGGTGACCTCGCGCGCCGGCTCGCCGACGGCAGCCTCGAGTACCTTGGCCGCATCGACGGACAGGTGAAGATCCGGGGAAACCGGGTCGAGCCCGGCGAGGTCCAGCAGGTACTCGCCAGCTACCCGGAGATCCGGGAGGCGGTGGTCGTGGCCCGTACCTCCGCCAGCCGGGATACCTACCTGGCCGGCTACTACGTGGCGGAGACGGATCTCGATCCGGTACGGCTGCGCGGCCACCTGCTGCGCCAGCTGCCGGACTTCATGGTGCCCGCCCTGTTCGCCCGGCTGGACCGGGTTCCGCTCACCCGCAACGGCAAGCTCGACGTCGAGGCGCTGCCCGACCCCGTGGCTCGGCAGCAGCGGGAACTGGACCAGCAGCCCCGCGACGATGTGGAGCGGACGCTCGCCGCGATCTGGTCGCAGGTGCTCGACCTGCCGTCGATCGGCATCCACCAGGACTACTACGCCGTCGGCGGCGACTCGATCCTGGCATTGCGGGTGCATGCCGAGGCGCAGCGGCAGGGCCTGCACTTCACCCTCGCCGACCTGGCCGAGCGGCCGACCGTGGCGGCGCTGGCGGGCAAGGTACGGCACATCGCGCCGGCCGGCCAGCCGGCCGACCCGGGGGGCCCGTTCGCGCTCGTCTCCCCGCTGGACCGGGCCCGGCTCGGCGAGGCGGCCGACGCCTCCCCGGCCACCGCGCTGCAACTCGGCCTCCTGTACCACAGCAGCGAGCACGAGGCGGCCACCGCCTACCACGACGTCTTCCGCTACTCGGTCCGGATGTCGTGGCACGAGGAGGCGTTCCGCACGGCGTACGACCGGCTCGTCGCCCGGCACCCCGGCCTACGTTCCTCCTTCGACCTGGGCGGCTTCACCGAGCCGCTGCAGATCGTGCACAACCGGATCGCCGGCGGCCTCGACGTGGTCGATCTGCGCACCCGCGACCCGGAGGTTGCCCGTGCCGAAGTGCTGGCGCACATGCGACAGCGACGCCGCCACCGGTACGCCTTCGACCGCCCCCCGCTGTACCTGTTCCGGGTGCACCTGCTCCCGTCCGGTGTGGTCGACCTGGTGTTCAGCTTCCACCACGTCCTGCTGGACGGCTGGAGCGTGGCCACCGTCGTCGGTGACCTGTTCCGCGACTACCTGCACCTGACCGGCGCCGCAATCGCGGCGGTCAGCGAGACGGCGCTGCCCGGACCGGCCGCGTACGCCGCCGAGGAGCGCCGGGCGCTCGCCTCGGAACCGGCCCGACGGTTCTGGGCCGACCGGCTCGCCGGTGCCGAGCCGACCCAGCTCGACGGCTTCCGGCAGTACGAGCCGCCGGGCGCCGATGAGCCGCCGGTCCACCTGGTCGCCCTGCCGCAATCCCTGGAGCAGCGGGTACGCGCATTCGCCCGCGATCACGGTCTGCCAGTGAAGTCGCTGTTCCTCGCCGCCTACTGCCTGACGGTACGGCTGTACTCCGGTGCCACCGACGTGACCGTCGGGCTGGTCACCCACGGCCGCCCGGAACTGGCCGGGGCGGACCGGATGGCCGGGCTGTTCCTCAACACGGTGCCGTTGCGCCTCGGGCCCGGACCCGAGCCCGCCTCCTGGCTGGCGACCGTTCGGCAGGTGTACCGGCGGGAGCAGGAGTGCCAGCCGTACCGGCGGTATCCGCTGCACGCCATCCAGCACGACCGAGGTGCCGGGCCGGTGTTCGAAGTCGCCTTCAACTACGTGCACATGCACGTCCTGGCACCACTGCTCGAACTGCCCACGATCGAACCGCTCGGTTTCGACGCCTGGGAGGAAACCAACTTCACGCTGTTGCTGAACGTGTTCGTGCACCCGGCGGAGCAGCGCGTGTCGCTGCGCATCGACGCGGACCGCCGGACCATCACCTGGGCGCAGAGCGGCCTGATCGCCGACACGTACCTGCGGATCCTCGGCCGGATCGTCGACGAGCCGGACGCCGTACCGGACTTCGGGTTCCTGGCCGCCCCGGCCGGGGCGCTGGCCACGCCCGGGCCGAGCGGCACAGCCGAGCTGAGCGGCACAGCCGAGCCCACCGGCACGCCGGGCGGGGCACGCAGCGACATCGTCCGCCGCCTCGCCGACCACGTACGGCGTACCCCGGAGGCCGTCGCGGTCGCCGCCGGAACCCGGCGGTGGACGTACGCGCGGTTCCACCGCGAGGTCGACCGGATCGCCTCCGCGCTGGCTTACGCCGGCGTACGGCGGGGCGACCTGGTCGGGGTCGCGGTGGGCCGCTCCCCCGAGATGATCGCGGCGATCTACAGCATCGCCCTGGCCGGGGCGGCCTGCGTCCCGCTGGACGTGACCTACCCGCCGGAGCGGATCGCGGCGATGCTCGCCCAGGCGCGACCGGCCCTGGTCGTCGCGGACCGGCAGCACGCCGGACTGATCGGCGAACCGGCCACGGTGCTCGTCGTGGATGACCTCCGTACGCCGTCCCGGGCGATCGTGCCGGCTCCGCTGCCCCCGATCCGGCCCGACGACCTGCTCTACGTGCTGTTCACCTCCGGTTCGACCGGTACCCCGAAAGGGGTGGCGATGTCCCACGCCGCCCTCGACAACTACCAGGAGTGGCAGGTGGCGGCGGCCAGCTCGGCGGCGGGCGGCGTCACCCTGCAGTTCGCCCCGCTCAGCTTCGACGTGTCGTTCCAGGAGATCTACACCACGATCAGCGCCGGCGGCGCCCTCCAGATCATCGACGAGCGGCAGCGCCGGGACACCCCGGAGCTGCTGCGGCTACTCGACCGCGAATCCGTCGAACGGATCTTCGTGCCCTACGTGGCCCTCCAGCAGCTCGCCGAGGCCGCAGTGGTGCTCGGGATCTATCCCCGGGCGCTACGGGTGGTGATCTCGTCGGGCGAGCAGTTGCGGGTGACCGCCGAGATCCGCCGGTTCATCGCCACGCTGCCGGCCGGCGCGATCCTGGAGAACCAGTACGGACCGACCGAAACCCACCTGGTTACCGCGTACCCGATGGCCGGCGACCCGGAACGCTTCCCGAACCTGCCCCCGATCGGACCGCCGATTCCCGGGGTCGACGTGTACCTGTTGGACGAACGGCTACGCCCGGTGCCGACCGGGGTCGCCGGGGAGCTCTACTTCGGCGGGGTCCAGGTGGCGCAGGGCTACTACCGGCAGCCCGAACTGACCAGCCAGCGGTTCCTGCCCAACCCGTTCGGCCCGCCCGGCGACCGGATCTACCGCACCGGCGACCTCGCCCGGGTGCTGCCCAACGGCGACCTGGTCTGGCTGGCCCGTACCGACACCCAGACCAAGATCCGGGGCTTCCGCGTGGAACCGCTCGAAGCCGAGATAGCGATCATGAAGCTGGCCGCGCAGCATCCGGGCATCCGCGAGGCCGCGGTGGTGGCGCGACGGCGGGACAGCGTCGATGCCTTCCTGGCCGCCTTCCTCGTCGGCGAGCCAGCCCGGGTCGACCTCACCGACCTGCGTCGACGGCTGCGGGAAACGCTGCCCGAACACCTCGTTCCCACCAATTTCAGCTGGCTACCCGAGATGCCGCTGACGCCGAGCGGCAAGCGCGACGACCGCCGCCTGCGGGAGCTGCCGCTGCGGGTGGAGACCGCACGGCCGGTGGCACCACGGAACCGACGCGAACACGTTCTCGCCGAAATCGTCGCGGACCTGCTGCACCTGCCGCAGATCGGCGTCGACGACAACCTGTTCGAACTGGGCGCGACCTCACTCACCGCGATGCGCCTGGTCACCCTGATCGAGAAGCGGTACGACGTCGCGGTACCGGTCTCCGCCTTCGTCACCGCCCCCACCGTGGCCAGCCTGGCCGAGTTGCTTCGAGTCGGCGGCGCGGACCCGGCGGCGTTCGACCCGCTGGTGCCGATCCGCGTCGGCGGCAGCCGGCCACCGCTGTTCCTCGTGCACCCGATCGGCGGCAACGTCCTGTGTTATCTCCAGCTCGCCCGACAGCTGCCCGGCGATCAACCCGTCTACGCGCTGCAGGCGGCCGGTGTCGACGCCGGGACCGAGCCGGTGCGGTCCGTGCCGGCGCTGGCCGCCAGCTACGTCGCGGCGATCCGCCGAATCCAGCCCGACGGGCCGTACGCGATCGGCGGCTGGTCGTTCGGCGGCGTGGTGGCCTTCGAGATGGCCCGCCAGCTCGACGCCGCCGGAGCCGGCCCGGTCGAGCGGCTCATCCTCATCGACCCGATCGCCCGGCGGCCGGGTGATCCGGTGCCGGTCGCCGACGACGTACTGCTCGACTGGTTCTTCTGGGAGCTGATCCCGCTCGATCAGGACCGGCCGTCGCTGGAGCCGATCCCGGCGAATCTGGTCACGCCCGAGGAAAAGCTCGACTTCGTCGCCCGCCGGGCCGGCGCCGCCGGAGTGTTGCGCCCGGGCGGGTCGCGGGCGGCGGTGCGGCGGCTGTTCGAGGTCTTCAAGGCCAACTGGGAGGCGATCATCACCTACCACCCTGAGGTCGTCGACCAGGACATCACACTGTTGCGGGCCGGCGACCCACTACCGACGCTGCTCGTACCGATGCACGACATCGCCGGAACGCTGCATCGCGACCCCCGCAACGGATGGGGCGAACTGACCACCGGCCGGATCGACGTGCTCGACGTACCCGGCAACCACCTGGCGCTGATGGAACCGCCGTACGTGGCGGGCGTGGCGGACCGGATCGCCGGGCTGTTGGCTGATTCGTCGGCGTGGTCGGCCGCCCGGGTCGAATCCAGCCCGGTCGGCGGTGCGCAG is drawn from Micromonospora sp. Llam0 and contains these coding sequences:
- a CDS encoding non-ribosomal peptide synthetase, with amino-acid sequence MDSGRTPPTTYQSDIWVASRLSPDLPQFNVCGYEQFVGPIDHELLLSCMQHALQRNDAFQLRFDEENGQLVQWVEPESAVVEVHDFTNAPDPHQACHSWMAQAFSQPFKLRRNRLYRVALLRESESVAYAYLNAHHLVTDGWGARLLLRQLCAGYAAAVTGAEPAADRAASYLDLARSTVDYAGSPQRQRDVEYFRASLDGVTPALFAGRTAGRYRTARHGFPLRPEVVDRIRATGQSPFTFLAAALAVYLGRIHRTEQVVLGVPVLNRSTYAQRQAVGHFANELPVPVAVPGTHTMLDLVAELQGTLRSLRTHQRLSRGELLREIMPPGGPRQLYDVTLSWLRWPRPEPIPGITHRTVAASRLHEQDALAVLVNEYDDGALTVDLDYSLDVFDENFPVTALARHLETLIDNALDRPGEPLARIPMLTDAERDLVTGAHDGSEVEYPTEATLHGLFEEQAARTPDRVAVVADGTGDTLSYAELDARANQVARALRADGVGPDDRVAILAERGVPLIAGILGTLKAGGAYVPIDPDQPPARIRRLLVDSGAKVLLTTAHAERERGDHEVAGLTVRHLDALTTCPSDPVGPLARATDLAYVIYTSGSTGEPKGVMVEHRSVVNRIAWMQRQYPLASDDVLVQKTPVSFDVSVWELFWWALAGARLVLPRPGAHRDPRTLAAIVARHGVTVIHFVPSMLGPFLDLLAQAPDRRRQADTLRLVFASGEELPARRVDQFHRLWHPPPGADPATRPRLVNLYGPTEATVDVSHHECHHDPDRPTGRVPIGRPIDNVRLYVLGPDDQPQPVGAVGELCVAGIAVARGYLGRPGADGAGAGDAGADGAAPTATRFVTDPVRGEGRMYRTGDLARRLADGSLEYLGRIDGQVKIRGNRVEPGEVQQVLASYPEIREAVVVARTSASRDTYLAGYYVAETDLDPVRLRGHLLRQLPDFMVPALFARLDRVPLTRNGKLDVEALPDPVARQQRELDQQPRDDVERTLAAIWSQVLDLPSIGIHQDYYAVGGDSILALRVHAEAQRQGLHFTLADLAERPTVAALAGKVRHIAPAGQPADPGGPFALVSPLDRARLGEAADASPATALQLGLLYHSSEHEAATAYHDVFRYSVRMSWHEEAFRTAYDRLVARHPGLRSSFDLGGFTEPLQIVHNRIAGGLDVVDLRTRDPEVARAEVLAHMRQRRRHRYAFDRPPLYLFRVHLLPSGVVDLVFSFHHVLLDGWSVATVVGDLFRDYLHLTGAAIAAVSETALPGPAAYAAEERRALASEPARRFWADRLAGAEPTQLDGFRQYEPPGADEPPVHLVALPQSLEQRVRAFARDHGLPVKSLFLAAYCLTVRLYSGATDVTVGLVTHGRPELAGADRMAGLFLNTVPLRLGPGPEPASWLATVRQVYRREQECQPYRRYPLHAIQHDRGAGPVFEVAFNYVHMHVLAPLLELPTIEPLGFDAWEETNFTLLLNVFVHPAEQRVSLRIDADRRTITWAQSGLIADTYLRILGRIVDEPDAVPDFGFLAAPAGALATPGPSGTAELSGTAEPTGTPGGARSDIVRRLADHVRRTPEAVAVAAGTRRWTYARFHREVDRIASALAYAGVRRGDLVGVAVGRSPEMIAAIYSIALAGAACVPLDVTYPPERIAAMLAQARPALVVADRQHAGLIGEPATVLVVDDLRTPSRAIVPAPLPPIRPDDLLYVLFTSGSTGTPKGVAMSHAALDNYQEWQVAAASSAAGGVTLQFAPLSFDVSFQEIYTTISAGGALQIIDERQRRDTPELLRLLDRESVERIFVPYVALQQLAEAAVVLGIYPRALRVVISSGEQLRVTAEIRRFIATLPAGAILENQYGPTETHLVTAYPMAGDPERFPNLPPIGPPIPGVDVYLLDERLRPVPTGVAGELYFGGVQVAQGYYRQPELTSQRFLPNPFGPPGDRIYRTGDLARVLPNGDLVWLARTDTQTKIRGFRVEPLEAEIAIMKLAAQHPGIREAAVVARRRDSVDAFLAAFLVGEPARVDLTDLRRRLRETLPEHLVPTNFSWLPEMPLTPSGKRDDRRLRELPLRVETARPVAPRNRREHVLAEIVADLLHLPQIGVDDNLFELGATSLTAMRLVTLIEKRYDVAVPVSAFVTAPTVASLAELLRVGGADPAAFDPLVPIRVGGSRPPLFLVHPIGGNVLCYLQLARQLPGDQPVYALQAAGVDAGTEPVRSVPALAASYVAAIRRIQPDGPYAIGGWSFGGVVAFEMARQLDAAGAGPVERLILIDPIARRPGDPVPVADDVLLDWFFWELIPLDQDRPSLEPIPANLVTPEEKLDFVARRAGAAGVLRPGGSRAAVRRLFEVFKANWEAIITYHPEVVDQDITLLRAGDPLPTLLVPMHDIAGTLHRDPRNGWGELTTGRIDVLDVPGNHLALMEPPYVAGVADRIAGLLADSSAWSAARVESSPVGGAQ